The genomic region AAATTCCTTTTAAAAACTTACGCATTCTTTCGGTACCACATCCAGCTCCATAAAAATAAAGCTGAGTGACCTCTTTGCGGTGTTTGTAAAGCTCGAAATTATTGGCTAAGCGTTCGTTTATAATTTCACTTGTTAAAACCTCTGGACTCAACCCTAAGGTTTTTGTGACAAATAGTTTATTACCCTCTTCATCCAATGCGATCCAATCAGATTTTGTTGCACCACTATCTACAATTAAAATCATACTTTAAGTTTAAGTTAATAGCCCATTGAGAAACATTAAGCCTGCTTAAGGTAAACTATTGGCAGGATGTAAGCCTTGTTAGAGGGGCTTACACCTATACCAATAATTAGCAATTAGTTAGTTTGTTAGCAGCTCTTAATAAAGAAATCTTTTGGAGAAAAGACTTCATTTCCTAGACGCTGTATATTATAATGCAGTAATGTATTCTGCTAAATCTACTAATTTATTTGAGTATCCCGTTTCGTTATCGTACCAAGATACTACTTTGAAGAATTTAGAGTTTAATTCGATTCCCGCATCGGCATCGAAAACACTCGTACAGGTTTCCCCAACAAAATCTTGAGAAACTACAAGCTCATCTGTATAACCTAAAATACCTTTTAATTCATTTTCAGAAGCAGACTTCATTACTTTCTTAATTTCTTCGTAAGAAGTCTCTTTTTCCAACTTCACAGTTAAATCCACTACGGAAACATCTGCGGTTGGAACTCTAAAAGCCATTCCTGTAAGTCTACCATCCATAGCTGGAATTACTTTTGCTACGGCCTTAGCAGCTCCTGTAGAAGCTGGTATAATGTTTAATAAAGCACTACGTCCACCTCTATAATCTTTTCTTGAAGGACCGTCTACTGTTAATTGAGTAGCTGTTGTGGCATGCACTGTTGTCATTAAACCTTCTTCGATACCGAAGTTATCATGTAGCACTTTAGTAATTGGCGCTAAACAGTTAGTTGTACAAGATGCATTGGAAACAATTTTATCTGAAGCTTTAGCATCTTTGTGGTTTACACCCATAACAAACATTGGGGCATCTTTGGAAGGTGCAGAGATAACTACTTTTTTAGCTCCTGCATCTAGGTGATATTGAGCCGTGTCTAAGGTTGTAAAAATACCTGTACATTCTGCAACAACATCTGCTCCAACAGCATCCCACTTTAAATTTTTAGGATCTTTTTCTGCAGTAATTCTGATGGTTTTTCCGTCTACTACTAGATTTCCATCCTTTACTTCGATTTTTCCATCGAATCTACCGTGTACAGAATCGTACTCCAATAGATATGCTAAGTGCTCTACATCCAATAAATCGTTTATTCCTACAATTTCTACGTTTGGTCTATTTACGGTGGCTCTAAAAACCAATCTACCGATTCTACCAAATCCGTTTATCCCAATCTTAACTGTTGACATGTTATTCTAATTTTTAATTATTAATAAAAGTTTATACCACGATGTGGTGGTGTATTTCCAACAAAAAGCCGGAAGGTTGATTAAGTATTTGTTATTATGTTGACATGATCTCGCAAACGCGCATAAGTTCTGCATCGATGGTAGACTTGCCTTTTATGGCATCTTCAATAGGGGTTAAAACCATTTCGTCCTTAATGATACCTACCATTAAGTTTGATTTTCCTTCCATTAAAGATTCTACTGCACGAACTCCCATTCTACTGGCCAACACACGGTCGAAACAAGAAGGAGAGCCCCCTCGTTGCATATGCCCCAATACGGAAACCCGAATATCATAATTTGGTAAATTCTCTTCTACATATTCGGCCAGTTCAAAAACATTTTTCCCTGTTTTATCACCTTCCGCAACTACTACAATACTAGAGGTTTTTCCGCTCTTTCTACTCCTTTCCAAAGAATGAAGCAGTCTATCGAGACCTAAATTTGCTTCAGGAATTAAAATTTCTTCAGCTCCTGCCCCTACTCCAGAATTTAAAGCAAGTTGCCCGCAATCGCGCCCCATAACTTCAATAAAAAATAATCTGTCGTGAGAACTGGCAGTATCCCTAATTCTATCGATCGCATCTACCACGGTATTTAAAGCCGTATCGTAACCTAAAGTAAAAGTTGTACCATCAATATCGTTATCTATAGTACCTGGAATACCAATAACAGGATATCCAAATTCTTCGTTAAAAACAACACCTCCTGTAAAGGTACCATCCCCACCAATTAACACCAAAGCATCTATTTGATTATCCAATAATTGTTTGTGTGCTTTTTGCCTTCCTTCCTTGGTCTTAAATTCTTTCGAACGGGCAGATTTAAGAACGGTCCCCCCTCGATTAATTATATTCCTAACACTTCGTGCATCCATAGGCTCCATATCGCCTTCAATAAGACCTTGGTAACCTCTATAAATACCAACACACTCTATGTTATGGTAAGCGCATGTTCTTACTACTGCACGAATGGCAGCGTTCATTCCTGGAGCATCTCCTCCAGACGTCAAAACTCCAATTTTTTTGATATTCGTAGACATTTAGTTTTAATATTTGGAACGTAAAACTACCAAAGAATTTTCAATTTCTTCATATTGTTTTCATTAAAAATACAATAATGAAAGTTT from Galbibacter sp. BG1 harbors:
- the gap gene encoding type I glyceraldehyde-3-phosphate dehydrogenase, which gives rise to MSTVKIGINGFGRIGRLVFRATVNRPNVEIVGINDLLDVEHLAYLLEYDSVHGRFDGKIEVKDGNLVVDGKTIRITAEKDPKNLKWDAVGADVVAECTGIFTTLDTAQYHLDAGAKKVVISAPSKDAPMFVMGVNHKDAKASDKIVSNASCTTNCLAPITKVLHDNFGIEEGLMTTVHATTATQLTVDGPSRKDYRGGRSALLNIIPASTGAAKAVAKVIPAMDGRLTGMAFRVPTADVSVVDLTVKLEKETSYEEIKKVMKSASENELKGILGYTDELVVSQDFVGETCTSVFDADAGIELNSKFFKVVSWYDNETGYSNKLVDLAEYITAL
- the pfkA gene encoding 6-phosphofructokinase produces the protein MSTNIKKIGVLTSGGDAPGMNAAIRAVVRTCAYHNIECVGIYRGYQGLIEGDMEPMDARSVRNIINRGGTVLKSARSKEFKTKEGRQKAHKQLLDNQIDALVLIGGDGTFTGGVVFNEEFGYPVIGIPGTIDNDIDGTTFTLGYDTALNTVVDAIDRIRDTASSHDRLFFIEVMGRDCGQLALNSGVGAGAEEILIPEANLGLDRLLHSLERSRKSGKTSSIVVVAEGDKTGKNVFELAEYVEENLPNYDIRVSVLGHMQRGGSPSCFDRVLASRMGVRAVESLMEGKSNLMVGIIKDEMVLTPIEDAIKGKSTIDAELMRVCEIMST